The genomic DNA TTGAAAAAGCTTTAAGCTCTTTTTTATAGTTTACCCAACTAAGTCCACCATCGACAGACTTAAACAAACCCTTTCTTCTTGTTGCAACATAGATTACATCTTTATTCATATTATCTAGTTTTACCTCTCCCAAAGTCAAACCAAAGCGTTTTATAGTCGTCCAACTCACACCATTATCACGACTTCTCATAAAATCACCATTACTTGTTGCTGCGTAAATTTCATTTTTATCAAATGGGTTTGTAGCCAAAGAAATAACTCTCACATCTGTTCTTGTCTCTCTGTAAACCTCATCCCAAGTTCTACTACAATCTTCTGTTTTTAATATACTCAAACCATCTGTTGCATATATTGTACATTTGTCTTCATAGTTTATAGCCACACCAAATACAAAACCACTTGTAAGTGCTGTTTTAGATTGTTGCCAAGTTTTCCCATCATCATAGGTAAAAAATAGTCCATTTTTACGAGATGCCAAATACCAAGTGTGCGTATCTTGAGGATCTTCAAACATTCTGTAAACACTCACATCACTTAGCTCTTTTGTGCCTTCCAAAGTCGGCATTTTTGATACAGATTGCCATGTTTCTCCCGCATCCAAAGTAGCAAAAATACCTGCAGGACCAGCATAAACACCTTCATTTTGAGTGCCAGAAGAGGTGCAGCCTTGCCCCACTAAAATAAGAGATATTGCAACTACTGTCAACGGAAGTACTATTTTTTTCAAATTCATAATCAATGTATTAATAATAAAATATTTTCAATTAAAAGTCTTGGGTGTACATTCAGTAAGATTAAACTCCTTGCTTCTGTAATTTTATCATTCAATCTCACAAATTCACCATAAGTTATACTATTTTTTTTAGTATTTTCACTGTAGATAAACCCATTTAAGACAGACTGCCATATACTCAAAATTTCTCTTATCTTATCTCTTTGTGCTGTATGATCCGTCTTACTACCAAACATTTCTTCTATACACACTCTTTTCTCGTAAAAAGCTTTTCCAAACAGGGATTCAAATCTTTTTATCTCTTTTTTATAAAAATTTAAGTTTTCTTTATTTTCCAAAAAATCCAAAACTTTTCCCGGTAAACCTTTGGATATTTTATATATCTCCTCTGCTTTCCCAAAAGAAACGCCTTTACTAATTAAAAAATTGTG from Candidatus Magasanikbacteria bacterium includes the following:
- a CDS encoding YCF48-related protein; this translates as MNLKKIVLPLTVVAISLILVGQGCTSSGTQNEGVYAGPAGIFATLDAGETWQSVSKMPTLEGTKELSDVSVYRMFEDPQDTHTWYLASRKNGLFFTYDDGKTWQQSKTALTSGFVFGVAINYEDKCTIYATDGLSILKTEDCSRTWDEVYRETRTDVRVISLATNPFDKNEIYAATSNGDFMRSRDNGVSWTTIKRFGLTLGEVKLDNMNKDVIYVATRRKGLFKSVDGGLSWVNYKKELKAFSKGLEYRSFYLHPNNPNTLYWISTYGILTSVDAGVSWSPMELLTPPGGVNVYGFAINPNNDKEIYYAASSKARSTLYKSEDGGISWMTKKLPSAQLPTTVSINSGTNSAVYVGFTIPPKK